In Sciurus carolinensis chromosome 8, mSciCar1.2, whole genome shotgun sequence, the genomic stretch TCACAGGGCTCAGCGAGTCACAGCCGCTGGGCTTGTGCCGAGAGAAGCGTGCCTCCAGGGCTATCCTCAGGCCCGAGCTGGGGCACCAGGGTCAAAGGCTGCCCCTTTCTCTTCCAAATAACAGCAGGTCGTCCAGCAGCTCAGGTAGTCCCTCCAGGATCCTCCAGGAACAACTCTGCTTCCCAGCGCTCCACAGTCCCCTCTTGGGCAAGTGACACCCTCCTCAGTTGAGGCAGCTTTCGGAGGCTGCAGAGTGGGAGGTGGGAACGAGTCGGGTTTTCCAGGAAAGGCAGCTGTCCTGTGGGGCGCCAGCTGGGCAGGCTCAGAAGCCCTCCAGGTGGTGGCGACTGCTGCCTTGTCACCCCCAGGCAGGCAGTGCAGGCTCCAGGGCCCAGCCCCTGGTAGGTTGCCGAGGTTACTGGGAGGAGGAGGCCATCTGCGTGGAGATGAAGGTCTCAATGACGCCGTGGTTGGATGGCAGCAGGTGGCTGTGGCCGCTGGCGGAGTCGGAGCTCTGGTACAGCACCAGGCTGCTGGAGGACACTGCAGGGGCAAAGGAGGCTGCTGGCTGCCGGCCACACCCCCTCGGGCCCACTACCTGCCCCTCCCTAAGGGCAGGAGAGGCAGGGCCTCACCTGAATCAGCAGGTTCCAGGAACCCCAAAGGCAGGCCTCTACCTGAGGCCACCCAAAACGTGGTTCCCACACTAGTGGGAACACTACAGAAGTCCAGGCAAGGTGACATGGTAGTTGTATGTCAGCTCAGCTAAGCTGAATCAAATACTAATTTTGTTTCTGGGAAGGTATTTTGTGGATGTGGTTAACATCTACAGTCACTTGGCTGTAAGTAAAGGAGGTTCCCCTTGATAGTGTGGGTGGGCCTCAGCTAATCAGTCGAAACCTGAAGAGCAAAGCCAAAGTTTCCCAGAGAAGGAATTGCTGTGCCTCAAGACTGCAGAATTGGCTCCTGTCCAGGTGGCCAGCCCGCAGATGACAGGCTTGCCAGCCCCCCAGTTACATGAGCCAGTTCCTTACAGTAAACCTCCCTGCGTGGAGTGCACTTCCaactgggcctgtgtctctggagaaccctgacgaATGGATGGGGGTAAGAGAATGGGCTTTGGGGTTGGACCTGGGTTCatgtcctggctctgccacccaGTAGATGAGACAGGTCCGTCACCTCGAGTGtccacttcctcatctgtaaaatgaggataaggCACATGCCTCATGGGGTAGAGCCAGAGCTGGAACGCAGAGGGCCCGTGGTCATGCTGCAGCCCTCGGGGCTGGGGGACCTGGGGCCTCCCGAGGGACGGCAGTTGCCTGAACTCAGAGGTCCTGGTGGCCACCCCAGGCCTCAGCACCCAGCAGCCCAACTCCTAGGCCTGCTCTTAGCCCCGGTTGCACACTGGGGACCTCTAGGGTCGCCAGGGCATGACCAGGAGAGGGTGGAGTGAGTGGCCAGACACACCACTGGGGTGTAGGAACGTGAGTCTTTCCAATCCCTCAAAAGAAGCCAGAAAGCCAGATTCCTCTGTGAAAGctctagatttttaaatgttgcccATTGATTCGAAGAACATTAAACGCTGAGCCCAACTCCTCCCGTCTGAGTGGCTTCTGCTCCACAGCAAGCCCAGCTCAGGCTCACACCCTCTGCTGCCATTCGGAGCCATCTCGGCCTTAACTGAGTCCATCCTAGCCAGGGTGTGGGGACGCCTCCCTGTGGCTGTGCCCACACTTGGTGCCCTCACTACAGAGGCCAGGTTTGGGGCCCGCCccacctgcctctgcccagcACACACCGCCCCATCCCGCCCGACTCGGGGACAGCGAGCAGGGGGCATGACAAGCGCCACTCACCTGTGGGACTGGCGCTGAGCCTGTGGGCAGGCTGCAGGTGCTGGATGCTGGCAGGGtcctggctggggatgtggatggTGGTGGCCGGAGAGGCCGGTGCGTGAAGCCCAGACTCACTGGAGGCGTCGGTGTCCGAGGCGAAGACCTGGGGGACCAGAACAGCCCCCTGAGCCCTGGTGCATGGAGCAAGAGGCTCGGGGACGGGGCCAGGAGGGGGCCGGACAGGCCAGCGCCTTACCTGCTTGGTGGGCGTGAGGCTGGCAAGGGCGCTCAGGTTGGTGGTGTCGGTGATGAGCATGGTCTGCGGGAGCAGGCCTGTGTGGGTGTACTGGGCCACCTCGGGCTTGTGGCTGTAGAGAGCTGGCGGGGACACAGGGGGCGAGAGGATGGACACGGCTCCCTGGAGCTCCCCTGGAGGCCTCAACAGTGCTCTGGGGGGTCACAAGGCTGCTGAATGGCCTGGCTCCAGATAGAGGGTTGGCCCTCCCTCAGGGACCTGCTCAGCTGGAATTGATGGAGCGGAACCTGGGAAGGCCAGGGGCCAATTCCTGGAGACCACGGGCTCGAAAAGGAATGGACAGTGCAGGTGCAGTTGGACTCGGCACAAGCACCACAGTACTAAGCGCAGGTGCTGTTGCACGAGCACAGGCCTCAGAAGAGAAGGCAGGTGGCCCCCGTCCAGGTGAGCAGGGCAGAGGACAGTCATGCACCTCTCCAACGCGTAAGCCAGTGTTTCCCGTCAGCACCTCCAGGAGGCACAGACACTCAGTGCCTGGATGAAGCCCAGcgtcacacacacaggcacactttGGACACAGACATGCTCAGGTCTACGACACTTATTCCAACCACAAGTTCCAGAGGTTTCCATAGTTGGCCCCAGGGCCCAATTGGTGGTAAACCCCGACCCCCCGACACAAAACCCAGCCACGAGCCACGTGAATCTCTAACCTGCTTCATGAAACTGCTGCAGAAACAAACCCCTTGGGTGGCAGAGCAGCCCCAACCCCGTGGGCACAGTGTGTGACACGTGGCATTTCCACCCAGCTACCCTTCTGAAATAGGAAACAGTGAACTCTGAAGGACCCCTCAGAGCAGGGCTGCGGCCTGGGCCCCCACGCGGGGACACTAGGAACACTCAGAAGCACACTGCAGCACAGCGTCCCCGCGCCCGCCACACACAGCTGTGCGCGTTCACACACGGAGACGCACTGTGACCCGCAGACACCGTCACAGCACCTGCCAAGTCGCCCATGTCCCCTGCTCCCAGCCCAGGGCAAGAGCTCTCACCGTGAGGACCCTGCAGCTGGGCCATGGTGGCCATGAAGGGACTCTGGGCCACGTGGCTCTGCACAGGCGACATGAGAGGCTGCTGGTAGGAAGGATGCAGTGGCTGCGAGAACTGGACCGGCTGCAGGGTGGTCAGGCTGCTGCCCATGCTGTTGATGACCGGCACACTCTGCGCCTGGGtggaggccaggcctggggcGGGAGGGCGGGGTCAGCTGGGCCACGCCCAGGCCCCCTAGACTCAGCCGGCCCCCCTGGAGGCACCATCCCCCTTCCCAGAGCCCCCATCAGCAGAGGGCGGGGCCGTCAGCAGACAGCCCGCACTGGGACCACCGCGAACTCACGACCCTGGCGAGCCcccccttctctgagcctctaGCTGCCTTCAGCTGGTGGGGGGGAGGGCGATGACCCCTCCACAGGCTGTCAGACTGGGTGCCCCGGAACCCTGGTGTTCCACAGCAGAGCAGTGCCCTGGCTCAGCTCCCTGCCGCCCCTGGCAGCAGCTCCCTCTCTGTCTTTTATGTGGatttacataataatttcagCAAATAAAGGCTTTCtgggcttttttaaaaagtaggccCATCCACCCCCTTACCGGGCTCTGCTTCCCCTCTTCCCGTCTGAGGCACTATGTCATCTAGTATTATGCTTATTGCCTCCCACACTGGGCTCTCTGAGATTCGGGTCGATTGGTTCATTTGTGCACTCAGAAAATGCATGTTCTGCCAGGTGCAGCGgggcacgcctgtcatcccagcggctcaggaggctgaggcaggaggatcgcgagtacaaagccagcctcagaaacttagcaaagcacttagcaactcagtgagaccctgtctctaaataaaatataaaaagggctggggatgcagctcagtggttaagcgcccctgggttcaatccctggtaccaaaaagaaaaagaaaagaaaatgcacgTTGTATGTACAAACAAATCAATGAGTCCTTAGACTCTGTGGGAGCCTTACAGACACCCCGCCCAGGTGCCTCACCCTCCCTGCCAGCTTACCAATGACCAGGGTGGAGGCTCCCGTGTTGGTGAAGGTGGAGCCCAGGGAGGCAGGCTCACCAGGCCCGATGGTCATGACCCCGGGCAGCGAGGCCATGATGAGGTTCTGGGGCTGCTGGTTGAGGCCTGGAGACGTCTGCTCCAAGCTGTGCAGCGCGGTCAGCGTGCTGACAGGCGGCAAGGGGCCCCCAGTCGCTGAGACCTGCCAAGGGGCGTCAAGCTGAGTCAGGGTGGGGCCCCAGAGAGCCTCCCAGAGGACCACCCCAGGGTCTCCCAGTCAGAGGAAAGTAGGGTCGCAAGGTTTCCCCCTCAGGTCGGGGACTCTCACCAGCTTGGCTTCGGTGCTCAGCAGGCTGTGGCTGGGCTCCAGGCCTGTGGGGGACACTTGGTGCAAAGGCGTGGACACTGTCACTAAAGGACCGCCGCTGCTCGAGGGCGCCTCTGCTGCCTCGCTGGTTGCAGGCTGTCCGTAGCGCACGCCTGGAATGGGGGACGGTGCGCAGGCTCAGCACCCCGCGCGCAGGCTCAGCACCCCCCGAGCGGTCCCCTCCCGCCTCACAGACCTCATCACTCCGTTGGTTGGCTCAGGTCAGTCGGCCACTTTCCAGCCTCAGCAGCAAACTGCTGAGCACCCACCTTGGGCCAGGCCCTGGACTGCCTGCTTCCAACCTCATGTCCCCTGCTGCCCAGTGCTATCCgtgacacacagtaggtgctcaataaaagaCAATGGAACTGAGCTGAATTGGAGCTACAGGACTTAAACTGAAGGGAACTGAATTGAATGGAATGAACTGGAATTGATTGAATTAAACTGTATCTAGATAAACTGAACCAAAATGGGCTGAGCTTGATTAAGTTGAGCTGAATGAAGCCAAACTGAATTGGATTACATTGACTGGAGCTTTACAGTCAGGACTGCATGTCTGCGGGTTCGGTATTCTGGAATTCAACCAACTGCTGAtcgaaaatatttgggaaaaaaattgtcTGTATAGTGGACACTTATGGACTTTTTTCACAGTACAACAGCTATTGACAGAGCATTTACATTGTCTGAGATATGACAAATaatctagggctggggctgtagctcagtggcagagcgcttgcctagcacatgtgaggcactgggttcgatcctcagcaccacgtgtaaataagtaaaataaaggtccactgacaaataaaaaaatattttttaaaataaataatctagagatgattttaagaATACAGAGGATTGAACTGGTCAAACGCAACTACTACCCAATTTATATAAGGAATCTGAACAtctttggattttggtatctCCAGGGGGTCCtgggacccacctcttccagatACCAAGGGATGACGATAAAATTAAGTGAACGGCCTTGAATTTCATTCAGTTGAACTGAATGGACTGAGCGGGAATCGGCCCTAAATGAGCTACATTGTGGTATAATGAATGAACACAATCCAAGTGAGTTGAAGTGAACCGAGTCGACTGACAGATCGGAAGTGCAGGCGGTACACTGAGCAACGCCAGTCAGGCTGGACCAATCGAAAGGGCAGAGCTGAGTGCAGAAGACCGAGCCTGGGCAGTGAGTGGACGCGGGTGGATGGAAGGGAATAGCAGAGTCCACGGAGCACGTGTGGGGAGGAGAGTGGGCTTGTAAGTGGAACCAAGAGATGCTCAGAGGTTTGGGCGGCTCCTGTCGCCAGGGCAGTCCTCCCCAACTCTCCCGCCTGGCCTCTTGGCCCCTCTACCTGCCGTCCCGATCCACCCACACAGCACTCACCGTGGACTTTACTGGGGGAGagggcaggtgggggcaggccaGGGGAGCTGTGGGCAGGCAGCGCAGGTCCTGGGCCTGGCCCCGGTGGGGGCCCGCTGTACGTGTCCATGGCCAGCTTGTGCCGAAAGGCTTCTTCTTTGCGCCGGTTGGCGAACCAGTTGTAGACACGCACCTCGGTGACGAGGTTGGAGCCCAGCCCCTGTGCCTGCGATGGTGACACTCCCCTCTGGATGCACTCCGCCCTGCAGAAATGGCCACCCATGAGCCTCCAGGCCAGGCTCAGAGGAGCCCTCTCCTGGGGAAGGTCCTGAGACCTCCGGTTGAGCTCTTCCTGAGAGTTGGGGGTTGGCAGATCTGTATTCTAATACCAgttctgctgtgtgaccttaggcaagtggCTTAGCCTCTCTGACCTCAGTCATCATAGAAGCAGAACAGCCATAGGGTTGTGCAGAGGACGGAATGAGGTGAATAACCACCCAAAGTGTTGCTTGTAGGAATAGAACAAGGTTCAAGACACTGAGCAGCTGTTGAGACCTCTCAACTCCTTGGGCTAAGCCACACTCATGGACAGCAGGAGCTCTCAAGGACTGGGGAGCCTTCCTCAGGACCCAGTCACCTTGCCCTTCCCCAGCCTTGCcccagcgccccccccccccccagccatTCCACCTATTGCATTCCTCCACCAGGGTCTCTCGCTCCTCCTTGCTGGGGTTCTTCTGCCTCTCATAGGCCTGGAACAGGATCTGCTGGGACGCTGGGCCCCACTTGAAACGGTTCCTCCGCCCCTTCTTGGTTGGCAGCTCATCACCTGTGGGCTCCTCAATCAGCCCACCCTGCCCTGCATGGGTGAACTCTGGAGGCACAAAGACACATGAGCAGGGCACTGCCACTCCTGCCTACCCACTTCAGCTCACCTCACCCAATTTTCTCATtccccggggggggggggggggagggttACAGCTAGCGCTCAGCTCATCCCATCTAATCATCTAATCTAATAATGACAAACATAGCACTCTCCACTTTCTTAATCTGCGACCAaggcagacatcactaatcaaccCCTGCACACTTTTTGTCTGAGCCAAGATATCATCTCCCAGTCCTTCTCGGGACAAGGCTCTGGGTAAGCCTGAGTATTTGTTCAGATTTGGCACATTTTActagccccattttacaggtgaaaagGTGAGGTTTAGGGAGGTTATCTATTTTTCCTAGGTCACACAAGAGAGCAGAAACTTGCAcccagtctcctgaatagcttcAGACCTACTGTCAACTCTCCAGACCTGGAAATTAAGCTTACAATGCAAGTGTTGGCCAGGAATAAAGAGACCCAGTCAGTCCTCATCGCCTGGTCCCACTTTACAGGAAGGTGATGGGTCAGATTATTTCTGAAGCAGggcacctggaatcccagctacttggaaggcctCGCAAGCCTCACCTTCTCCTTCTCAGTCCACCTAGAGGGAGGTAGGTGACCTCGCTTCAGCCAACAAGCATGCCACATGCCCCTGCCCGCTGTGATTGGTCCACAGACGttccttcaataaatagtgctgggtGGTCAATTACATGGGGGAGAAAATGCATCCTGGGCACTAGAAGAATAAAGGCTGAAGCAACTCGTAAAGACAAAATGAATCCTGACTGGGGACGAAAttcactggtaaagtgcttgcccgTCATGCatgggccctgggtttgatccccaggaccacaaaaaaaaattagaatcctGACTTTCTATCTCACACTATATGTAAAAATCAACCCCATCTAGATTGTGATTccaaatgtaaaaagtaaaagtaaattatCACGATAAAATACAGGAGAATCTCTTCATGACCTTGAGTTAGACAAAGACTTCATAAACAGGACCCAAAAAGCGCTAACTATAAATGTCAAAATTAGGAACTTTTACTCATCAAATGACATCCAATTTAGAGTGTAAGGCAAACCACAGGGCAGGAGATTATACttatagcactttttttttagatgttgatagacctttattttattcatttatttatatgtgtgctgaggatggaacccagggcctcacacatgataagcaagcgccctaccactgagtcaccaccccagccctacagtactcattttttaaaggcatgagaaaaaaaaaaagcagacaatccaagagaaaaaaaaagagtaacctCTCTCTCTGAGcaggtggttttgttttttgtttttgtaccagagattaaacccagggtgcttaaccactgagccacatccccagccctttttagcttttattttgagacagtctcactaagttgcttagggcctcactaagttgctgagactgatcttgaacttgtgatcctcctgcctcagcctcctgagctgccgggaTTGCAGGGATGCTGCCAGCTATGTTGGTATCTATCAAAGATTTTAAAGTACCTACTCTGTGACTATCAAAGATTTTAAAGTACCTACTCTGTGACTATCAAAGATTTTAAAGTACCTACTCTGTGACTATCAAAGATTTTAAAGTACCTACTCTGTGACTCAGtattccacttctaggaatttttaCCACAGACTCACAAGTGAGCctgaatttatataaataagaatatCCTTTGCAGCCGGTGGTTGCAATAGCAGATTGGAAAGTCCCTCAGTAGGTGGCCAAATAATTAACAGCCAGTAGCCAAAAGAAGGGGatgaggccaggtgtggtggcgcatgcctgtaatcccagcagcttaggaggtggaggcaggaggatcaagagttcaaagccggtctcagcaacttagcaagatcctacctctagataaaaaatatagaaaggactagggatgtggttcagtggttaagcacccctgggtccaatccctggtacccacacaCTCAAAAAAATGAGATCAATCTCTTCAATGCTGATATGAAAAGATAAACAGGATTAACTTActgctgagagaaaaaaaagcaaggtgcCCAAACTGTGTGTAATATGTTCccattaactggaaaaaaatctaaagttaGTGTATGCATAAAATATCTCTGAAAGGATACACAAGAGCCTGGGCTTTAGAAGAATAAAGGCTGAAGCAGCCAGTGGCTGCTTTAGGGGAAGGACACTACTTGCTATCATTTTTTTAGCCAAATATATATTGCCTTTTTTAAGACctggaaaattaataaaagaaaaggtttaaaaaaaacttacatatAAATGGAAGCTCAAAAGTCTGCTAATGCACTCAGGATTTGGTGGGTAGGAAGCTGGGATAGGGAGACTCACCATTCCCAGAGTAACTGTGCACCCAGGTCTTCCCAGGTTCACAGTGAAGTGTACACCTTGCCTCTGAGCCTTTGCTTGTGCCGTTCCTCTACTTGAAACACCCTTCCCTGCATCTCTGTAGGTTAAAATCTGACTCACACTTAAGACCTCATCTAAAGGTCATACTTTCAGAGTGAACCTTCCTGATCCCTGGGCCACTATGAGGTAGAATAGATTACTCCCCGCTCCACAGTCAACTCACTACTCTGAAATACTTTACTACTCTAGCTGGGCCTGGCACAatgtaagtgctcaataaatactaggTCTCATAGTTGTTTTGTGGCCACTTCGTTATGATACGTACCTCACTGTCTCATAACGATCTTTCCCCAGTGAGCAGGGAGTTCATGGAAGGCAGGGGTCCAGTCCCTTCCCCTTTGGTCACCCGGGACCAGCCCTGTGCGCCTCCCCCAGAGTGCCTTGGGCAAAATGGGTGATAAATGTTGGTTCACCCGGCGGGCTTCCTCTGTCTACCTGTCTGCGTCATGGGGCGGTGAAGCTGCCATCCCTGCCCTAAGTGGGGTCGAGGCCCCGACCGAGCCGGGTCGTTACTTACGCTGCGCCACCTCTCGCTGCTTGCGGACGTACCAGGTGTACAGGGCCGCGCGCTTTTGCGTCTTCATCGGGGTGCCCTTGTTGAGGTGCTGGGACAGGTGGGACTGGTTGAGGCCGGTGGTGTCCACCACCTCCCGCTGCGGGATGTTGTGCTGCTGCAGGTAGGACTTGACCATCTTCGCCACGCGCCACGGGTCCTCCCTGGGAGAGAGCAAGACGGGGTCTGCTCTGCGGGCCCCGCCAACCTGCGGGAGAGGCTGGGATCCTGGGGACAGCGCCCTCGTCAGCCCGGGAATCGGGGTTGTGGAGGAAGGTGGAGACCAGGGGCTGCAcccaggcaggacagggaggTGCCTAGGGACACGGATGTAGGCATGATCAGACTCCCGCCGGATTCGTCCCTCGTCCTCATTCTCTCCgggaatttttttgggggggggttggggggatgGGAGagcactaggaattgaacccaggggcatttaaccactgagccacatccccagccctttttttatattttgtttagagagagggtttctctgagttgcttagggccttgctaagttgcggaggctggctttgaacttgtgatcctcctgcctcagcctcctgagccgctgggatgacaggcgtggacCTGGCCCGCCCTGGAATGTTAAATGTGTCTGATCCAAACTGGAAACACCTGCAGGGCAGGAACTGTCCTCTCAGCACCCCACATGGACCTGACTTAAAGTATACCATTCAGATGGGAACGTGGGAATGAGGgctggatgaatgggtggatggtcGGACAAACAGgtggaaggtgggaaggaagggcaGGTGAAAGGGCTGATGAGATGATGAAGGGAAGGATGGATGCCTGGGCAGAAGGACAGAAGGATGAGTAGACGGAGGATACCTATGGGGGACACAAAGCAGAAATGTGGATCCTTCCAGATTACAgccactgaggttcagagagctcACTTTACTTTTATctcttgtccaaggtcacaaggCTGGCCTGGAGGGTCCTATCCTAACTAAAGGGATTTAGTTTTAAGTCAGCCCATCAGGCAAAACCCACAGGGTCAAAATGCCTGCAACCTGCGCTAAGCGTTTGGCAGCATCTCCACCATCTCTCCACGGCACCCGCAAGAGTCCCAGGTGAAGGGTTTGCAGGCTGGCGTTCAGAATCCTCATCGCAAAACTGTTTTTCAGCCAGACTCAGTAGCACACAcctgaatcccagtgactcaggaggctaaggcaggaggatcacaagtttgaaaccagcctccaaaacttaacaagaccctgtctcacaaagGAGGGGAGGGTCTTGGGGTGCAGCTCACTGATAGCGCACTGCTGCactcaatacccagtaccaccaaTGACAACAACTGTGTGGCTGGGTACAGAtccagcaggaggatcacaagtttgagtccagcctggggcacttcacaagaccctgtctcaaaacaaaaaaaataaaaagggctggggatgtagctcagtgctaccacatgtttgcctagcatgtgcgagacacagggttggatccccagcaccaaaaccaaaataaaactatgaGCTCTGGAATCCTCTCTCTGGACAGAAGTGCTTCAGGAGAGTGACTCAAGGGGCTGAGGTCACCTGTGATCCCCGTCCCTATTCTCTGCTCACTGAGCCTCCCTGTGAGGAAAGGAAGGGATCAGATGCCCACACCGTATAAATTCTCGTCTCCTGCTCTCCCTCAAGCCCTGACCCCTCACAAACATGTAAAAGCAGCTCGGTACATCAATGCTGAAATAGGCAAAAccgagatttgaacccaggtctgcgTGATTCCAAAGCTTCTGTTCTCCCCTCCCCGCTTGACTCAGCGATCTGCTTCTAGAATTTGAGGCTTCCACTAGTGGACAAATGGCATGTGACCAATGGAACTTGTAGAGGGCAACTTTGGCTGCATTGCTCACCACAGCAAAAGAGCAGAAGTACCCAAAAAATCCAGCAAGAAGCCACTGCGTCCTTACCGCCCCCGCGGAAACCCCCTGCAGAATCCCCGAGAGCAGCTGCCCAGAGCAGGTTCTCTGTGCTTTATTTgtgtaaaattaattattttccacTTGTGCAAAATTTAAAGAGAGGTGAAAGGGGCTTTCTACTTGTTTGTTTGTGCACTTGTGAAATACCAGAAAGACAAGCCAGGCATTGGAGATGCAGGTGGCCCTCACAGGGGACAGAATGAGAGGAGGggttgtctctgcagctctttggtactttttaaagcatttaagaAATTCCAATTTTGCATCCCATACTATACATACAGTCCCTCAGTATCCTTGGGGGGTCACTGCCAGGACCCCCTTGGACACCGAAATTCCCGGATGCTCTAGTCTCTTATATAAAGTGCCATGGTATTTGCATAAAACCTGCACACATTCCCCTGTACCTTCTGAATCATCTCCAGATTCCTTACGATTCCTCATACAAGGTAAGTGCTGTGTAACTAATTATTtcactgtattatttagggaatcaAGAAAATCCTTGGTGTTCTGTACAGacactatttattttttgagtattttcaatccacagttggttgaatctgcagccTGGGCGCCCACAGATTCGGAACCTGCAGATTCTGGGCACCACTgtgtatatactatataaatGGAACTGCAAACGGAAATCAACCTCCCAGGTTCTGAACCCACCTCCActgtcttctctccctcccagAAGCCTCCATGGCCTGGTCCCCAGGAGGCAAGCCCTGTCCTCTGGAAGGACCTTTGTCAGCCTGGACCCTCTGACTTCCTCCTTCTTATCAGCAGTTCTCTGACAGGCAGGGAGGAAACGAAGGTGGGACAGAGGAGTCTCAGTTGGTACAGCAAAGTCCCACGTGTGCAAAAATGATAGTGATGAGAATTAATGTTCCTTGAGTGTTTGCCATGAGCCCGGTGGCACTGCTGCCGGCTGGTCATCTAACCCTCACCATAACCAAGAAGCAGG encodes the following:
- the Hnf1a gene encoding hepatocyte nuclear factor 1-alpha isoform X3 gives rise to the protein MVSKLSQLQTELLAALLESGLSKEALIQALGEPGPYLLAGDGPLDKGESCGAGRGELAELPNGLGETRGSEDDTDDDGEDFTPPILKELENLSPEEAAHQKAVVETLLQEDPWRVAKMVKSYLQQHNIPQREVVDTTGLNQSHLSQHLNKGTPMKTQKRAALYTWYVRKQREVAQQFTHAGQGGLIEEPTGDELPTKKGRRNRFKWGPASQQILFQAYERQKNPSKEERETLVEECNRAECIQRGVSPSQAQGLGSNLVTEVRVYNWFANRRKEEAFRHKLAMDTYSGPPPGPGPGPALPAHSSPGLPPPALSPSKVHGVRYGQPATSEAAEAPSSSGGPLVTVSTPLHQVSPTGLEPSHSLLSTEAKLVSATGGPLPPVSTLTALHSLEQTSPGLNQQPQNLIMASLPGVMTIGPGEPASLGSTFTNTGASTLVIGLASTQAQSVPVINSMGSSLTTLQPVQFSQPLHPSYQQPLMSPVQSHVAQSPFMATMAQLQGPHALYSHKPEVAQYTHTGLLPQTMLITDTTNLSALASLTPTKQVFASDTDASSESGLHAPASPATTIHIPSQDPASIQHLQPAHRLSASPTDEEVDTRGDGPVSSTGWQSQDMNPVSSSSLVLYQSSDSASGHSHLLPSNHGVIETFISTQMASSSQ